In Apostichopus japonicus isolate 1M-3 chromosome 5, ASM3797524v1, whole genome shotgun sequence, a single window of DNA contains:
- the LOC139967590 gene encoding uncharacterized protein isoform X1, whose product MRFFLVRVMHASLIHGIYTLKEKIMGTERTPRHSGRLREKSKREFRMPSRDDVLDEIEAIPYRDLGHLKPRKIINDFTKEHNSYNNRNDLPEFSEDEESLSDFIVETPTTSKRKRRKNVLETSHRKRRQRVRALDSDSEEEEVRKSRRLRKQAKKEYHKPDKEEAWKKILESEPDLKDVIESDDAEDFVDESSCEETTSEEEGIVSLGGTTSDDGEKMRGSDDDTTEDEGRIDNLNQIEKNKKKPLADDSESSSGIEENNMSSDQNNSFGSSSGDTNINRHKLCSHVGADSDRKRSHAKIETGQTCPHRETELVEVNDEPALEGKAKNEDPDLDPSSDEEAPAISINRRLRFKVHHRSQQGKALDSEDSDSDNEVNASFAKREQKRKGNCLNSDEDDSDVGGSR is encoded by the exons ctttaaaagaaaaaattatggGGACTGAAAGAACACCAAGACATTCAGGCAGATTAAGAGAGAAGTCCAAACGGGAGTTTAGAATGCCAAGCAGAGATGACGTCTTGGATGAAATCGAGGCAATACCATATCGAGACTTAGGTCACCTTAAGCCAAGGAAGATAATCAATGATTTCACCAAAGA GCACAATTCGTACAACAATAGGAACGATCTACCAGAGTTTTCTGAAGATGAGGAAAGCCTCTCCGACTTCATAGTTGAAACACCCACTACTAGCAAAcgaaagagaagaaagaatgTTCTTGAAACCAGTCACAGGAAGAGAAGACAGAGAGTAAGAGCTCTAGATTCAGATTCTGAAGAGGAAGAAGTG AGAAAATCAAGGAGACTTAGAAAACAAGCAAAGAAAGAATACCACAAACCTGATAAGGAAGAGGCATGGAAGAAAATTCTTGAAAG TGAACCGGACTTGAAAGATGTTATAGAAAGTGACGATGCCGAGGATTTTGTGGATGAATCTAGCTGCGAGGAGACAACATCCGAAGAAGAAGGAATAGTGAGCTTAGGTGGAACAACATCTGATGATGGTGAGAAAATGAGAGGCAGTGATGATGACACAACAGAGGATGAAGGAAGAATTGATAATCTCAACCaaatagagaaaaacaaaaagaaacctCTTGCAGATGATTCGGAAAGCAGCAGTGgaattgaagaaaataatatgTCGTCGGATCAGAACAATTCCTTTGGTTCCTCATCTGGTGATACAAATATCAATAGACACAAACTCTGTTCACATGTAGGAGCAGACTCGGACCGGAAGCGTTCACATGCGAAAATAGAAACAGGTCAGACCTGTCCACACAGAGAGACAGAACTAGTTGAAGTAAACGATGAGCCAGCGCTTGAAGGCAAAGCGAAAAACGAAGACCCTGATCTGGATCCGTCCAGTGACGAGGAGGCACCTGCTATCAGCATTAACAGACGCTTACGGTTTAAAGTGCACCACAGATCACAACAGGGCAAAGCATTGGACAGCGAAGATAGTGACAGTGATAATGAAGTGAATGCTTCATTTGCCAAAAGGGagcaaaagagaaaaggaaattgTTTAAATTCAGACGAGGATGACTCTGACGTAGGAGGGAGTCGATAG
- the LOC139967590 gene encoding uncharacterized protein isoform X2, giving the protein MGTERTPRHSGRLREKSKREFRMPSRDDVLDEIEAIPYRDLGHLKPRKIINDFTKEHNSYNNRNDLPEFSEDEESLSDFIVETPTTSKRKRRKNVLETSHRKRRQRVRALDSDSEEEEVRKSRRLRKQAKKEYHKPDKEEAWKKILESEPDLKDVIESDDAEDFVDESSCEETTSEEEGIVSLGGTTSDDGEKMRGSDDDTTEDEGRIDNLNQIEKNKKKPLADDSESSSGIEENNMSSDQNNSFGSSSGDTNINRHKLCSHVGADSDRKRSHAKIETGQTCPHRETELVEVNDEPALEGKAKNEDPDLDPSSDEEAPAISINRRLRFKVHHRSQQGKALDSEDSDSDNEVNASFAKREQKRKGNCLNSDEDDSDVGGSR; this is encoded by the exons atggGGACTGAAAGAACACCAAGACATTCAGGCAGATTAAGAGAGAAGTCCAAACGGGAGTTTAGAATGCCAAGCAGAGATGACGTCTTGGATGAAATCGAGGCAATACCATATCGAGACTTAGGTCACCTTAAGCCAAGGAAGATAATCAATGATTTCACCAAAGA GCACAATTCGTACAACAATAGGAACGATCTACCAGAGTTTTCTGAAGATGAGGAAAGCCTCTCCGACTTCATAGTTGAAACACCCACTACTAGCAAAcgaaagagaagaaagaatgTTCTTGAAACCAGTCACAGGAAGAGAAGACAGAGAGTAAGAGCTCTAGATTCAGATTCTGAAGAGGAAGAAGTG AGAAAATCAAGGAGACTTAGAAAACAAGCAAAGAAAGAATACCACAAACCTGATAAGGAAGAGGCATGGAAGAAAATTCTTGAAAG TGAACCGGACTTGAAAGATGTTATAGAAAGTGACGATGCCGAGGATTTTGTGGATGAATCTAGCTGCGAGGAGACAACATCCGAAGAAGAAGGAATAGTGAGCTTAGGTGGAACAACATCTGATGATGGTGAGAAAATGAGAGGCAGTGATGATGACACAACAGAGGATGAAGGAAGAATTGATAATCTCAACCaaatagagaaaaacaaaaagaaacctCTTGCAGATGATTCGGAAAGCAGCAGTGgaattgaagaaaataatatgTCGTCGGATCAGAACAATTCCTTTGGTTCCTCATCTGGTGATACAAATATCAATAGACACAAACTCTGTTCACATGTAGGAGCAGACTCGGACCGGAAGCGTTCACATGCGAAAATAGAAACAGGTCAGACCTGTCCACACAGAGAGACAGAACTAGTTGAAGTAAACGATGAGCCAGCGCTTGAAGGCAAAGCGAAAAACGAAGACCCTGATCTGGATCCGTCCAGTGACGAGGAGGCACCTGCTATCAGCATTAACAGACGCTTACGGTTTAAAGTGCACCACAGATCACAACAGGGCAAAGCATTGGACAGCGAAGATAGTGACAGTGATAATGAAGTGAATGCTTCATTTGCCAAAAGGGagcaaaagagaaaaggaaattgTTTAAATTCAGACGAGGATGACTCTGACGTAGGAGGGAGTCGATAG